A DNA window from Mastomys coucha isolate ucsf_1 unplaced genomic scaffold, UCSF_Mcou_1 pScaffold21, whole genome shotgun sequence contains the following coding sequences:
- the Tbc1d12 gene encoding TBC1 domain family member 12: protein MMGPEDAGACSGRNAELLPVPGPMGQDGKTVPATGGFSGGAVASEPPEEAGEEEAPQPRQLLQRYLAAAAGPLKPGLGGAEAEAAAAAAVPAARSSGMTNGDSGFLLRQDRRGRTCGRPCLLEPADEGVDGAGGLDDWAAPLEDPLRSCCLAAGDRDDPDPTAATSAGRAVGSGEPCLGLPDARFGSRNTFEVSRRQSAGELLPSAGPSAPLPAAEQGPGGTTARARRSGGFADFFARYRTGRARGLGGAGKGNVWTQL, encoded by the coding sequence ATGATGGGTCCCGAGGATGCCGGAGCCTGCTCGGGAAGGAACGCCGAGCTGCTCCCAGTCCCGGGGCCCATGGGTCAGGACGGGAAGACCGTCCCGGCCACCGGCGGCTTTAGCGGAGGCGCTGTCGCCTCGGAGCCGccggaggaggctggagaggaggaggCGCCGCAGCCGCGGCAGCTCCTGCAGCGGTACCTCGCGGCGGCCGCGGGCCCGCTGAAGCCGGGGCTCGGCggggcggaggcggaggcggcggcggcggcggcggtccCCGCGGCGCGCAGCTCAGGCATGACCAACGGAGACTCGGGCTTTTTGCTGCGCCAGGACCGTCGCGGCCGAACCTGCGGCCGTCCCTGCCTGCTGGAGCCCGCGGACGAGGGCGTGGACGGTGCGGGTGGCCTGGACGACTGGGCCGCGCCGCTCGAGGACCCGCTGCGGAGCTGCTGCCTGGCGGCCGGGGACAGGGACGACCCGGACCCCACAGCCGCCACCTCCGCCGGGAGGGCCGTCGGGAGCGGGGAGCCCTGCCTCGGCCTCCCCGACGCTCGCTTCGGCTCTCGGAACACGTTCGAGGTGAGCCGCCGTCAGAGCGCCGGCGAGCTCCTGCCCTCGGCGGGGCCGTCCGCACCCTTGCCAGCGGCAGAGCAGGGTCCCGGGGGCACCACGGCTCGGGCTCGACGGAGCGGTGGCTTCGCGGATTTCTTCGCCAGGTATCGCACTGGCCGCGCGAGGGGCTTGGGCGGGGCCGGGAAGGGGAACGTCTGGACTCAGCTTTGA